From one Kwoniella dejecticola CBS 10117 chromosome 2, complete sequence genomic stretch:
- a CDS encoding glutathione synthetase — MSVSTTLPDWPPALTPEQHQHLILLSSTYALSHGFTLLPPQSANPPTSAISAPLTLLPTPFPRGLYELAVALQPLYNALYARITLDWEFLDRVMGGSVSKVDSFQGELWRGWKSIRNDLVQPLQLGLFRSDYLLHETQGEELSIKQVEFNTIAASFGALSQRASEMHRYLQKATDGFYSISPHLTKPSNIPQNEPLRNLASGLAQGWKAYGKDDAVILFVVQEGERNVFDQRWLEYELLESHGIQVIRHTFSELSSLATIDPSTKNLLLPSPLQPSSPPKEVSVVYYRAAYTPTDYPTSAEWTTRILLEQSKAIKCPSMALQLSGAKKIQQVLSEPGVLEDFLLGKDRPDVGFGVGAGSLTRADVDKLRSSWIGLYPMDDSSYGQKAYELAITEPERFVLKPQREGGGNNIYRENIPTFLKELEAEAREDGEPSKKEGYILMELIEPPKGLRNHLVKGGDNHSRNSDIVSELGVYGVSLFGGDVKQNITSTAGTLLRTKGRESDEGGVAIGISSIDSPLLID, encoded by the exons ATGTCAGTCTCGACCACCCTCCCAGACTGGCCGCCGGCACTCACTCCCgagcaacatcaacacctcatcctcctctcgTCCACATACGCTCTATCCCACGGCTTCACTCTCCTCCCACCACAATCAGCAAACCCGCCAACATCAGCCATATCTGCACCCCTCACCTTGCTGCCCACACCATTCCCTCGGGGACTGTACGAGCTAGCCGTCGCCTTACAACCATTATACAATGCTTTGTACGCCAGAATAACGCTCGATTGGGAATTCCTCGATCGAGTGATGGGCGGCAGTGTCTCGAAAGTCGATTCATTCCAAGGCGAACTCTGGCGGGGCTGGAAATCTATAAGGAATGACCTCGTTCAGCCGCTCCAATTGGGCCTTTTCAGGTCAGATTATCTGTTACATGAAACTCAGGGCGAAGAGCTGAGTATAAAGCAAGTGGAATTCAACACTATTGCTGCGAGCTTCGGAGCACTCAGTCAGAGGGCGAGTGAAATGCACAG GTATCTTCAGAAAGCGACGGATGGCTTCTACTCGATATCTCCGCACCTGACGAAACCTTCGAACATCCCGCAAAATGAGCCCTTGAGGAACCTCGCATCGGGCTTGGCTCAAGGATGGAAAGCCTATGGAAAAGACGATGCCGTCATACTATTTGTTGTGCAGGAGGGGGAGAGGAACGTCTTCGATCAGAGGTGGTTGGAATATGAACTACTAGAAAG TCATGGTATACAAGTGATCCGACATACATTCTCCGAACTCTCCTCCTTAGCCACCATCGACCCATCTACCAAAAatctacttcttccttctcctcttcaaccgTCCTCCCCGCCGAAAGAAGTCTCAGTAGTCTACTATCGAGCCGCCTACACGCCGACCGACTATCCCACTTCGGCTGAGTGGACAACCAGAATCCTTTTGGAGCAAAGCAAAGCTATAAAATGCCCCTCGATGGCCCTTCAACTCTCCGGAGCAAAGAAGATCCAGCAAGTCTTATCTGAGCCTGGCGTATTAGAGGATTTCTTACTGGGCAAAGATCGACCTGATGTAGGATTCGGTGTTGGCGCAGGTAGTCTCACGCGAGCGGATGTGGATAAGTTGAGATCATCCTGGATAGGGTTGTACCCAATGGACGACTCATCGTATGGTCAAAAGGCGTACGAGCTGGCTATCACTGAACCAGAGAGGTTCGTTCTGAAGCcgcaaagagaaggaggggGTAATAATATATACCGAGAGAATATCCCGACATTTTTGAAAGAACTAGAAGCTGAGGCCAGGGAAGACGGAGAACCGAGTaagaaagaaggatataTATTGATGGAGTTGATTGAGCCTCCAAAAGGACTGCGGAATCACCTGGTCAAGGGAGGTGATAATCATTCGAGGAATTCGGATATCGTCAGTGAATTGGGTGTGTACGGTGTATCTCTGTTCGGAGGCGATGTGAAGCAGAATATCACTTCGACTGCCGGGACATTGCTCAGGacgaaaggaagagagagcGACGAGGGTGGAGTAGCTATTG GTATAAGTTCTATAGATTCTCCCTTGTTGATAGATTAG